The Treponema sp. J25 DNA window TTTGGAACCCTCTGTGCCTATCAGGTTGAAAAAAAACAGATCTACGAAATCGCTACGGGAATTCTCCGGGGGGATACGGAGCTTCCCGCACGATGGAGTCCCGACAGCAGGACCTTTGTGTATGAGCGCAACGATCGGCTCTATTATCACTCGGTGGCTCTTCTCGAAGGAAGCTTAGCCATTGATGAACGGTACCGGCTTGTAGGGGAAGGACACATCTCTCGAGTATTCTGGGATGAAGGGGGGAACCTGTATTATATAAAGGGAACCTCGGTATATCGCACCCGATCGGTAGAGCTTTCTACCCGTTCTGTTTATGCGGATTTTCTTCCCATGGGAACCATGGTAGGGACCCTTCCTTTTGATTTCGATGATACCTTTGATTCTTACTGGATAGGTCCCGATGGAAAGGGGATTCTCTTTTTAAAAGATCGAACCCACCTTTTTTATTATCCCCTGCGAAGGGCCCTTTATTACAATACTGAAAATGGATCCTTCCCCTATGTAGCATTTCCCGCATCAACACGGAAGGTTTCTGTATTCTGGTCAAAGGCGGGGATTATTTGGGTGCTCCTTTCTCCTCTTTTTTCTGATGGTGCTTCGTTGATGTATCGCCTGAATCTCCAGGGAACGGGGGGGAATCAGTATTTTACCCCCCTCGAAAAACCCTTTGGAGAAAAAGGGACCCTTTCCCCTGACGAAAAAAAACTCCTCCTCTGGGGAAAGGAGGGAGCCCTTATTCTGGATTTCGAAAAGGGACAGGAACTGGCGCGTCTTAGTAAAGGGGCGATATTTCATGCCCAATGGCTGAGCGACAACCGCTGTGTCTATGTGGAACGAGAAGGGGTATACCAGTATACCCTTGGGGAGCAAAAAACGGAGGATCCCCGCACTTTTGTGGCCCTTCTTTCGGCTTCCCGCTATGGCTTTGATGCTGTTTCTGGGAAAGTGCTGATGGAAGCAGGGGAACGGCGCTATGCCCTGGATGATAAAAAAACAAGATGGATACCCCTTGCCGCCGGGGAAGGACAATTTCGGCAGGCCCAGACAAGCAATGAAACCTATCGGGTGTATCTCGAGATCCAGGAAAGCAGTTATTATCGAAATTTCCCCATGGTTCGTTTTATGAAGCGGGCCGAGACTCGACCGGTTTTCCCAAAATATGAGGCTCCCCGGAAAATGACCAAACCCTATCTTTCCCTGGTGTTCGATCTTATGGAACAGGTAGAAGGGTTGCCGGAGGTCCTGGAGGTGCTCGAACGGTATGGAATTCGCAGTACCTTTTTCGTGAATGGGGAGTTTGTACGTAAATACCCTGAAGCGGCGGCGGACATTGCCCGGCGGGGACACGAAGTGGGAAATCTCTTCTTTGCTCCTATCAATATGGCGGATCGAAAATACACCATAGATGGGGACTTTATTAAACGGGGACTGGCTCGCAATGAGGATGAGTATTTTAAGGCCACCGGCTTTGAATTATCTCCCCTCTGGCATGCTCCTTTTTATGTGGGCTCTTCTCTTATCGAAATGGCTGCTCAAGAGGGGGGGTACCGAACGGTACGGCGAGATCTGGATCCCCTTGATTGGGTGGGCCTGGCTGAACAGAAACGGAACCTCCTGCCCTATCGGGATGGGGGAGAACTCGTGGAGACCATCATATCTCAGGCTCAGCCGGGTTTTGTAATCCCCATTGCATTGGGAAAGAATCCTGAGGGACGCCGGGACTACCTTTTTCAGCGCCTGGATCTTCTTGTCAGAGGATTGAAAAGGGAAGGGTACCAGATGGTT harbors:
- a CDS encoding polysaccharide deacetylase family protein, yielding MKQKWNGNSLLFMFFIGVLTWGQGLSLSANTVVSFEGLDLSSQGEMLFRIQQEGSRHTKGEACYALSLSDQLLTALTVFPDRDITISNDGKRIFLQSSFGVYMINETLGLPQPLAVYPHVEATVPFLPGEGDAIVPSPDGKWLLFIKAQTAAFGTLCAYQVEKKQIYEIATGILRGDTELPARWSPDSRTFVYERNDRLYYHSVALLEGSLAIDERYRLVGEGHISRVFWDEGGNLYYIKGTSVYRTRSVELSTRSVYADFLPMGTMVGTLPFDFDDTFDSYWIGPDGKGILFLKDRTHLFYYPLRRALYYNTENGSFPYVAFPASTRKVSVFWSKAGIIWVLLSPLFSDGASLMYRLNLQGTGGNQYFTPLEKPFGEKGTLSPDEKKLLLWGKEGALILDFEKGQELARLSKGAIFHAQWLSDNRCVYVEREGVYQYTLGEQKTEDPRTFVALLSASRYGFDAVSGKVLMEAGERRYALDDKKTRWIPLAAGEGQFRQAQTSNETYRVYLEIQESSYYRNFPMVRFMKRAETRPVFPKYEAPRKMTKPYLSLVFDLMEQVEGLPEVLEVLERYGIRSTFFVNGEFVRKYPEAAADIARRGHEVGNLFFAPINMADRKYTIDGDFIKRGLARNEDEYFKATGFELSPLWHAPFYVGSSLIEMAAQEGGYRTVRRDLDPLDWVGLAEQKRNLLPYRDGGELVETIISQAQPGFVIPIALGKNPEGRRDYLFQRLDLLVRGLKREGYQMVPVSRLVEEGLKK